One Phenylobacterium hankyongense DNA segment encodes these proteins:
- a CDS encoding flagellin, whose amino-acid sequence MPFNSVNTNVGAMVALQNLNSTQAELATTQTRINTGLKVSSAKDNGAIWAIAQNQRATSQALNSVKESLQRGQSTVDVAISAGETVSDLLLQMKEKALAASDTTLDVNSRVALNDDFVSLRDQISKAVNNADFNGANMVKGTAPTTIQALANGDGTAVITVQAQSLDLGTGALSGIAATDSISTQTLAQNMIAQVNTAIINVSSALSKLGTGSKSLASHLTFIGKLQDSVDAGVGNLVDADLAKESAKLQALQTKQQLGIQALSIANQSSSVLMSLFR is encoded by the coding sequence ATGCCGTTCAATTCGGTGAATACCAACGTGGGCGCCATGGTGGCGCTCCAAAACCTCAACTCGACGCAAGCGGAGCTGGCAACCACTCAGACACGCATCAACACGGGGCTCAAGGTGTCGAGCGCGAAGGACAACGGCGCGATCTGGGCTATCGCCCAGAACCAGCGTGCGACCTCCCAGGCGCTCAACTCGGTGAAGGAGTCGCTGCAGCGCGGTCAGTCGACCGTCGACGTGGCGATCTCTGCGGGCGAGACGGTCTCGGATCTTCTCCTTCAGATGAAGGAAAAGGCCCTGGCGGCATCCGATACGACCCTCGATGTGAACAGCCGCGTCGCGCTCAACGACGACTTCGTGTCATTGCGCGATCAGATCTCGAAGGCGGTGAACAACGCCGACTTCAACGGCGCCAACATGGTCAAGGGCACTGCCCCCACCACCATCCAGGCGCTGGCAAACGGGGACGGGACGGCGGTGATCACGGTCCAGGCGCAGAGCCTCGACCTCGGCACCGGCGCCCTGAGCGGCATCGCAGCGACGGACTCGATCAGTACGCAGACTCTCGCCCAGAACATGATCGCCCAGGTCAATACGGCGATCATCAACGTCTCGAGCGCCTTGTCCAAGTTGGGCACAGGCTCGAAGTCCCTGGCTTCCCACCTGACGTTTATCGGGAAGCTGCAGGATTCCGTGGATGCGGGCGTAGGCAATCTCGTCGACGCCGACCTGGCGAAGGAAAGCGCAAAGCTCCAGGCGCTGCAGACGAAGCAGCAACTGGGGATCCAGGCGCTCTCGATCGCCAACCAGTCGTCGTCTGTCCTGATGTCGCTATTCCGGTAG
- the flaF gene encoding flagellar biosynthesis regulator FlaF encodes MSLQAYQQAATRAENPRETEYRLFAQVTLALMEAAKCDPTDIRGRIDALDWNRRMWSVLGTDCSDSENGLPPPLRASIISLSIWVAKHTSAVIRREEEIQPLIDVNRTIMQGLIGGGSAAAA; translated from the coding sequence ATGTCCCTTCAGGCTTATCAGCAAGCCGCGACCCGGGCTGAGAACCCCCGGGAGACGGAGTATCGCCTGTTCGCGCAGGTGACGCTGGCGTTGATGGAAGCGGCCAAGTGCGATCCCACGGATATCCGTGGGCGCATCGACGCGCTCGATTGGAACCGCCGCATGTGGTCGGTGCTGGGCACCGACTGCTCGGATTCCGAGAACGGCCTGCCGCCGCCGCTGCGGGCCTCGATCATCTCGCTCAGCATCTGGGTGGCCAAGCACACCAGCGCCGTGATCCGCCGCGAGGAGGAGATCCAGCCGCTGATCGACGTCAACCGGACGATCATGCAGGGCCTGATCGGCGGCGGATCGGCCGCCGCGGCCTGA